GACACCCGAACAAAATAAAGCTTACTACGGTCCATGTGCAAATGAAAACTGGCACGGACACAACTACACGCTCGAAGTAACCCTCGTAGGTACAGTAAACCCCGAAACAGGATACGTAATTGACCTTAAATATCTCAAAAACATATTAGAAACACACATCGTTAGCAAGGTAGACCACAAAAATCTAACCTTAGACGTAGACTTCATGAAAGATGTTATTCCTAGCACAGAAAACTTTGCTGTAAAAGTATGGCAAATTCTTTATCCTTTGCTTAACTTCCCTAATGCAAAACTCTACGAAATTAAAATGTATGAAACAGAGCGTAACTGGGTAACTTATCGCGGCGAATAACGTTCAAATACTTGGCATACACATTTTATCTGCTTTTCGTATTATAAAAAAAGAGTATATTGTCAAACAGATAATTTGAAATACAATGACAAAGGTTCTTAATGGCAAAACGCAGCTTTCCGAAGCAGAAATTGAGTTCATCGGCGACAACCATATTGCTACAAGTGCCGATACACCTCTCAAACCTGATGCTTTTCTGCTTTCTGATGAAACCAAAATAGCTCTAATTGAGCAAAAATTCCGAGAAATAATGGAAATTTTAGGGCTAGACCTTACCGATGACAGTTTATCTGGCACGCCACACAGAGTAGCAAAAATGTATGTCAAAGAAATATTTTCAGGACTAAATCCAAAAAATGCCCCCAAAATTTCTCTTTTTGAAAACAAGTACCAATACAATCAAATGTTAGTAGAAAAAAACATTACGGTTTTTTCACATTGCGAACATCATTTTGTACCTATTTTAGGAAAAGCTCATATTGGATATATTTCGTCAGGTAAGGTCATAGGGCTATCCAAGCTCAACCGAATTGTAGACTATTTTGCTAAACGCCCACAAGTCCAAGAACGTTTAACTTGTCAGATTGCTAACTACTTATGTCAAGTGCTAGAAACCGAAGATGTAGCCGTAGTTATTGATGCAAAGCATTTATGTGTGGCTACCAGGGGCATAAAGGACACAACCAGCAGCACGGTAACCTCTGTTTTCAAGGGCAGATTTGAGCAAAGCGAAGTTAAAAAAGAGTTTTTGCAGTATCTAGATTTGAAAACTGAAGCCTTTTGATACCGTGTTATAGCTAAGCATGAAAAATGATTTTTTTGAGTTAGTGTATCAGGTAGTAAGAGCCATTCCA
The sequence above is a segment of the Bacteroidia bacterium genome. Coding sequences within it:
- a CDS encoding 6-carboxytetrahydropterin synthase, whose amino-acid sequence is MIYITRKVHFSATHKMWNNKWTPEQNKAYYGPCANENWHGHNYTLEVTLVGTVNPETGYVIDLKYLKNILETHIVSKVDHKNLTLDVDFMKDVIPSTENFAVKVWQILYPLLNFPNAKLYEIKMYETERNWVTYRGE
- the folE gene encoding GTP cyclohydrolase I FolE — its product is MTKVLNGKTQLSEAEIEFIGDNHIATSADTPLKPDAFLLSDETKIALIEQKFREIMEILGLDLTDDSLSGTPHRVAKMYVKEIFSGLNPKNAPKISLFENKYQYNQMLVEKNITVFSHCEHHFVPILGKAHIGYISSGKVIGLSKLNRIVDYFAKRPQVQERLTCQIANYLCQVLETEDVAVVIDAKHLCVATRGIKDTTSSTVTSVFKGRFEQSEVKKEFLQYLDLKTEAF